A stretch of the Lactuca sativa cultivar Salinas chromosome 9, Lsat_Salinas_v11, whole genome shotgun sequence genome encodes the following:
- the LOC111885380 gene encoding high mobility group B protein 7 isoform X1, whose amino-acid sequence MAYQSRTRKRVNALRRAPDGSAFQTCESCGVSVAIVLVDMHDCESKNDVKRSKGEKREHKPLVWEELEQRFQDQPRSEFRFFMESFAKNCDTKNLVEIEQKGFETWKNMSSQEKLAYELEAKKVNDAYFEKLLKESEDQMLSCVDEEVDSAEVGKFDKMNGFYDDDDTYDSYDSDYEGNGFGFWW is encoded by the exons ATGGCGTATCAATCAAGAACTCGAAAAAGGGTCAATGCATTGCGTCGTGCTCCTGACGGCAGTGCCTTTCAAACTTG TGAAAGTTGTGGAGTTTCGGTAGCGATTGTACTGGTGGATATGCATGATTGTGAATCGAAAAATGATGTAAAGAGATCGAAAGGAGAAAAGAGGGAACATAAACCTCTGGTTTGGGAAGAACTAGAACAGAGGTTTCAAGATCAACCCAGATCAGAATTTCGATTCTTCAT GGAAAGCTTTGCGAAGAACTGTGACACTAAAAATCTTGTTGAAATCGAACAAAAAGGGTTTGAAACGTGGAAAAATATGTCTTCACAG GAAAAACTAGCATATGAACTTGAAGCTAAGAAAGTGAACGATGCAtattttgaaaagctacttaaaGAATCCGAGGATCAAATGTTGTCGTGT GTTGATGAGGAGGTAGATTCTGCAGAAGTTGGGAAATTTGACAag ATGAATGGATTTTACGATGATGATGATACTTATGATTCTTATGATTCTGATTACGAAG GGAATGGATTCGGTTTTTGGTGGTAA
- the LOC111885380 gene encoding high mobility group B protein 7 isoform X2, producing MAYQSRTRKRVNALRRAPDGSAFQTCESCGVSVAIVLVDMHDCESKNDVKRSKGEKREHKPLVWEELEQRFQDQPRSEFRFFMESFAKNCDTKNLVEIEQKGFETWKNMSSQEKLAYELEAKKVNDAYFEKLLKESEDQMLSCVDEEVDSAEVGKFDKGMDSVFGGNGGTLWGEKASQFG from the exons ATGGCGTATCAATCAAGAACTCGAAAAAGGGTCAATGCATTGCGTCGTGCTCCTGACGGCAGTGCCTTTCAAACTTG TGAAAGTTGTGGAGTTTCGGTAGCGATTGTACTGGTGGATATGCATGATTGTGAATCGAAAAATGATGTAAAGAGATCGAAAGGAGAAAAGAGGGAACATAAACCTCTGGTTTGGGAAGAACTAGAACAGAGGTTTCAAGATCAACCCAGATCAGAATTTCGATTCTTCAT GGAAAGCTTTGCGAAGAACTGTGACACTAAAAATCTTGTTGAAATCGAACAAAAAGGGTTTGAAACGTGGAAAAATATGTCTTCACAG GAAAAACTAGCATATGAACTTGAAGCTAAGAAAGTGAACGATGCAtattttgaaaagctacttaaaGAATCCGAGGATCAAATGTTGTCGTGT GTTGATGAGGAGGTAGATTCTGCAGAAGTTGGGAAATTTGACAag GGAATGGATTCGGTTTTTGGTGGTAATGGTGGGACCCTTTGGGGAGAGAAGGCAAGTCAATTTGGCTAA